A segment of the Flavobacterium azooxidireducens genome:
ATTTAAGAAATCTTGAAATTGAACGACAACAACTAGCCGAAATAGAAAGACAAAAAATTGAAAAGGAAAATAATAAAAGAAGAGAAGAGGAGGAAAAACAACAACGCCAACAACAAGAAGCGTTAAAACAAAGTTTGGCAGAAAAAGAAAGACAGCGTATTCAACAGGAAAATGAAAAAATAAGAGTTGAGAAAGAAAGGCAAAGAATTGAACAAGAAAACGAAAGAAGAAAGATTGAGGAAGAAAATAAGAAAAGAATTGAAGAGCAGCAAAGACAACAAGCAGAGCAGGAAAGGCAACGTATAGCAGAATTAGAGACAAAAAGAACTCAACAGGAAAAAGAACGACAAAAGATAGAAGAAGAAAAAAGAAAACATTTGGAATGGGAGCGAGATTATTTCAATAGTCCAAAATTTATTGATGATATATTTGAAAATTTAAGATTAAATTTTGGTGGTTTAGGTTTCGACCTGAGGGGCAAATCTGAATTAAATGAAATTCCACACACAGTATATTATGATTATCAAAATAGAATTGGAAATCACATAATATATAAATCAGAATTAGAAATTGCTGGAAATAAAATTCAAGTAAAAACAAATAGATTTATCTTTCGCGTATATTTTGAGAAACTTAACTATTTTAGGAAATCCATTTTAGGTGAAAAACCAAATCTTATCAAAGACTATGAAATTACCGATAGTTACTTACCATTCAAATTTAACAAATATGACCTCTACGATTTAAAATATTGTAAAAATGAGGGGAAAATTATTTTTATTTTGAAAAATGGAAACAAATATGAATTACTTGATGAAAGCATAAAACACGGTGCAGCTCCTCCTGTAGAAGCGAATTACGCTCCATTATTTAGAAAATTTAGAGGTTCTTAATTAAACATAAATCAGTATGAGCATATTAATTCCCAAAAAAAGTAAAAGATATTTAGAGGGTTTAAGAAAAGGACAGCGAGCCTACCAAAGAAAAGATATACGAGACCATATGTCTTTTTGGGATGCTATTAAAAGAGCCCTTTGGTCTGAGAGTGAGATAGATGCTTTTGCCAAAGGTTTTTACGAAGGCTACGATGAAGAACTCAAAAGAACGGAGTTCCCTCAAAAAGTAGAAATAATAAATCCACAAGAAAGTGTACCACAAAATAATAACACATCTATGAATCCAAGTGAATTTAAACATCAAATCAAAGTTTTGGAAGAAAACATTGACAGCTTAAAAAACTTCATCAATCAGCTTGAAGAAGATAGTCACGATTATCGTAACAGAATAAACAACTTTGCTGAGCAAGGAATGATTGGAGAATTTTATGAAGAATATTTAGAGAACGGTTTAGAACCAACAAGAAGAATGATAGATGAAGTAATTGATAATATCAGAAATAGAGATATTAAATTACTAAAAGTTCAAATTGATGCCATCAATAAAACACTTGGAAAATAAACTATTACAAATCTTAAACGAATATATTATGCTTCCACTAGAACAACAAAGAGAGCTTTTAGTCAACATAAAAGACTATTTAGAAGAGTTTAATGAATATTTGAACCAAAGAGCCAATAAATATACTGAAGATATAATTGAGGCTTCCAAAGAAAAATGCTTAATTCAAGACTCATTAGACCAATTTAAGAGAAAAAGTATCGACCCATTTTTGAGTGATATTGAAAATCTTAACAAAAAAATAGCCGAAACAGACATCGTCCTTATTGACGAACAAATAAAGAAAATTGACGAATTAATAGATATAATGAACTCATAATCAAGTAAATGACTACGGCCAATCGAGTAGACTGCCCCACTAGAAACTAGCAGGGAGAGCCTCTCACACCACCGAGCATACGGGTCACGTACTCGGCGGTTCGCAAAGAGATGGGTTGAGTTGAATGTAGACTTCCGTTAAGGATTCGTATCCCTTTTGTTTCAAGCGTTTCAAAGTAATAGTTGTTCCTAAAATCGGACTTTGAGCAATCGCCCAACCACCTTTTCGAGTTCTGCTCCACATGTAGGCATGGTCTTGGTCAACCCCCAATCGAATCAGGTTTTTCCTTTTCCTTTCGGGTTTCTTCCAATCGTGCCAGATGCAATACCGCAGTCGGTTGCGTAGCCAACCGTCAATGTCTCGTACTTTTCCCATGATATTGGTTCCTCGAAAATAGTTTAACCATCCTCGTTGGATTTCCTTTATCTTGGTGATACGTTCTTCTAGTTTGGCTGGGGTAGTTTTGCGGGTGATGCTTTTGAGTCGTATCTTTAGGTTTATCCATGCCTTTTCGGCTACTACGAGTTGGTATTGATTCTTACTTCCTTTATTGTAAACGGGCACAAACCCAAAGCCAAGTAACGTAAAGTGAGAGGGTTTTCTAATGCCACTCTTTTCTTTGTTAATGGTTAGTTTGAGCTTGTTCTTGAGGAACTTTTCAATCACTACTCTGGTAGCTTTCGCTTGATTGTGGCTCTTGCAGTAGATACTAAAATCATCAGCGTATCGAACGAATTTATGTCCTCGTCGGGTCATTTCTTTATCCAATTGATGGAGTAAAATGTTCGACAGTAGCGGACTTAAAGGAGAGCCTTGTGGTACACCTTTTCTACGTTTTCGTAGCTTTCCATTGATTTTAATCGGTGCTCGAAGCCATTTGCGAATGAGTTGCATCATGGTTTTGCATTTCACTTTTTGAAATACCAAATTCAATACTAAACAATGGTCAACTTCATCAAAGAAGTTTTTCAGGTCAATATCCACAATGTGGTTCAATCCTGAATGAATGTAGTCCCGTGCTTGTCCAACGGCTTGTCGGGCATTTTTGTTGGGTCTAAATCCAAAACTGTTAGGTTTGAATTCGGGTTCAAATAAAGGTGCGATGCTTTGTGATACCGCTTGTTGCAGTACTCGTTCGCTTGTTGTGGGAACGCCCAGTAAACGGGTTTTTCCGTTTCCCTTTGGAATTTCGATTCCTAGAATGGGTTGAATTTGATAGCTTCCTTGTTTGATTTCCGTTATTAGCTGGTCTTTCTTTTCTGCGAATACCTTGCGGAGTTCTTTTGTGGAAATACCATCAACACCTGCACTACCTTTGTTGGCAATGACGTGTTCCAACGCTTTTTGGAGATTGTAAGGATGTACTACTTTTTCAATCATTTTAGTTTAATCTGTCCCGAATAATTCGGGATTAACCTGTTTTCGTTGAATAAGGCTACTATGTGTTCCTTTAATCATTGAAAACCTCTCTACGTTCAGTCCTTCCTTGTTTGTGAGTCCTATGCGGTGTCTATTCGCACCTCGTTGCTTTCAAGTACTATGACCTCTGCTGACTTCTCTTTGTGACTAACTCGTAATCTAAGAGACCTCCCCTGGTAACCGCTTTTTCCTTCCTCCAATGCCTGCGTCATCTACAAATTAAAGTTTTGGTAACCTTTGGACGTTGCGTTGCTGTGGACGCTTATCCGCTTTAACTTGCCTCTTATGACGTTTCTGTTTGTCAGTACCGGATTTTGTAGTCCTGCTTCCTTCAGTGCATACCTCACGATAAACCACCTTGCAGCTTACTATACCTTCGAAACGTTACTCTCGCGGTTAAGGGACTCACACCCTCTGGAAAAATAACACCCCGAGAATTAGTTTTTGTAATCCAAATTTGTATTTTTGAACTATTTGAAAAGCTTTCGGGGTGTGTCCTGCGGATGCAGGGCACACACATCGGCTATAGTTCACTGCTACGTAGTTTTACTTTCGGAAAAACTACGCATCCGTGAATGGTTGGTGATTATTTATTAACTTTATTACTTAACCAACGCAGCGAGCTATAGCCGAGGAACGTTATGCCTAATTATAAAAGACAATGATGAATAGAAAATTACTGACAATAATATCGATTGGATTAATACTATTTCTGTTAGTCTCATTTAGTACAAAATTGACAACAAAATTCAATTTCAATATTGATGAATGTACAAAGAAAAACGAAGTAGAAGAATTTAAAAAAGCTTATTTCCCATTTGAATTTAAAAATTACTCTACAGTAAGTTTATTAAAGCATTTCAAACAAGGTATTGAAGTTGATAGCATATTATTCGAAGCAAAAGAATATGAAGGAGAAATAGCATACAAAATTTTCAAGTACAAATTAAATGACTCATATATATCCTTCTTAGTTAAAGATGAAAGTGAATATTTCTATTTAATAAAAGCAGAGATAAAGCAAGATTTATTTAAACCAAAAAATGGTTGTGAAATTGGAATTAAAACAAAGCCTTTTCATAAATTAGTTAAATCTGAATTGACAAACTGTAATCCATTCTACTTGTCAGAAGGTGATTTAGAAACGCTTTATCAATTTAATTTTATTAAAGGGAGATTACAATCTATAAACATAAACATTTCCCCTGATTACGATAAATTTGAAAACAACATTGAAGGTAAAATTAATCATAACAAAACTGATGACAATATACTTTCCCAGTATGTCCGATTTACAAAAGAACTTTACATTAAAGCCCAAAACATAAGTGGTCTAAGTGATAAGGAAATTGATAGTATTATGTATGAACAAAATGGATTATCAATTACTGTATTTGGAGAAGATATTAACCATTCACCAGATTCAGTTCTAAAATTTTTTACTATTACAGAAGAAGGTTGCGGAGCATATTGCAATGACGACCAGACGACTTGGATTCATTACAAAACAAATAAAGACAGAATTGTAGTAAGAAGAGTTGGTATCTGACATCCTAAAAACATCTTTAAGATTGAAAATGGAAAATATTTAATAATCGGTGTATCATCCGGAAGACCTGCGTCAGTATTAACAGTGTATTGTAACGGTGCTTATTTAATAGACTTAAATGACCAATCAATTAAAATTCAAGACGTATTTTCATTCTGCCAAGAGAATGGTGTGTTTCTTGACAATGAACAAGAACCGTATATTAAATACAATGAAATGGAGAAAAAACTGTATTACTTGTTCGGAAATAATTATGCGTACAGTCAAGGAATTAATGTTGATACTATCCGACAAGGAACTTTCAACTATACAAATGGAAAGTTTCAACACGAAAAAGAATTTATAACTGTAAACAACTATGACGAATAAAATAACTAGGCATAACATCACCTACCCAAAAGTGGCGGTTCAGTGGTTAAATCAAGCTTTGTGCTTCTATCAAAGTTTCTGCTTGGCTAGACAATGAAGTGCTTCGAAATCGCCACCTTTGGTTTGACAAACGTTTATCTGTAATATAAAGAACACTTTAAACAATTAGATATGTGGAAAATTAAAATACTGATACTACTCATATTATTTCTAAAAGTAAATTTTGCATTTTCGCAATATAGCTACAGTTATTCTTTTGCTTTTAAGCTATACAATAATGATGAAATTGTAGATGTAAGTAAATTTTGTAATGAATTTACATTTGCAAATGTATATGGACACAAGTTCAAGTTGTGTAAAAATAATAGCGAATTTGGATTATCTTATGACCCTGTAAACGCTATATATTATGCTCATATAAGTTCAATTGGTTCAAGATTTTCAATTGCTCTATATTATAAAGATGAAATTATGACTCTTTTCTTCCCTTTTGACGAATCACATCCTTCATATTATTTCGACAGGTTGGATTTTAAAACCGGTGATTTCCTATTTGATCTGAATGATGAAAATCTTAGTAACATAAAAATAGCAAAGGATACAAAAGAATTTTTAAAGGTAGAAAGCATAGATTATATCAAATTAAGTAAACTTTTTATCGAAAGTAACTACGTGGGACAAGACAAAATATATAAGTGACAAGTAAAAGTACTACAGCTAACAGCTAGTAAACGCCATTGCTGTTTTAGTGTATAATCACGAGTATTTTCCATAACTTTGTTTTCGTTGACGGAGCTGTTTCAGGTTCAAATTCCGCAACGACCGTCTACAAGCAAAACGTCATAAGTCATTTTAAAAAACCGACACGACAATCATATGAGTTACAGAAAATTTTTAGACGATTGGTCAAAAAAGTATTTACGAAATACTGACATAAACTTTACTGAGCAGACAACTGAAGAACAGTGGGCAGTAATTAGGGACAATTGGATTATTAACAAACGCTATAAGGAGCTAATAACTTTCATTGTTGAAAATTGGGACTCTGGAAATTGCGATGACTTTAGCAGACCATTTAGCAAACACCTTATAAATAACAAGGAACTTAACTATTACAAAAGACTTTGGAAAGGAATAATTAGAAATCGTCTTGACAAACTTTGGCCTGATTATGATTATCTGAAACAAGAACTTCCAATGTTAACAATTGAAAAGATAAAAAATGTTGACATTAGCGGTTATAATCAATTTTCAGCAGATGAAAGCATTGAAAGAACAGTAGCTTGGAGACAATTATATATAGTTGATGGCATCAATGAATTTATTGAAGGGCTTAAAATTCTTAATGACAACGAAGAAATTGACAGGCAAACTACTTTGCTTAGAATAGTTTCAAATCTTGAGAAGCCCAAACACAAACCCACAACTGACAAAAGAAAAATTGATGAGAATTTGTTTTGGCAATTAATTAACGATACAAGAAAAATATCTACTGACCAATATAATTTCATTGACAACTTAAAATCTACCTTAGAAGCATTTAACCCAAAAGAAATGAGAAACTTTGACAAGTTATTAAATACAAAAGTAAACGAGCTAAATACTTGGGAACATTGGGCATTAGCTTATATTGTTAGACGTGGTTGTGGAGATGATGAGTTTGACTATTTCAAAGTTTGGGCTGTTTCCAAAGGGAAAGATGCATTTGAATCGATTAAAGAAATAGACGAAAATCAACTCTTTACAATTTTTGACGAAGACCCACAACTTGAAGAATTGTATTATTTAGCAGAGCAAGTTTATGAAGACAAGACTACTGACCTAATGGCACCTGTAAGAGTAAAAGTAAGTGAATTGACTGGAAAACGTTGGGACGAAGATAAAATTTATCAAACTTTTCCGAAACTATGCAAACTATTTAATTATGACTAACAAAAGAAAAAACTGCTGAAAATGAAACAGTTAATTTGGAAATTAATTTTACCTTTATCATTAATATCATTTATCATATTTAGAAAATGGTGGTATGTCTTTCCTGTTGATGGACCAGAATCTATGATGTCTGGATTTCCGTTTCCATACGTTTGTGATGGTTGGTTTACGTCAATGTCTAATCAATTTTTTTTGATGGAAATGATTATTGATATATTAGTACATTTTATGTTTTGGTTTTTGTTAATATTATTTATTAATAGATTTGCCAAAATAAAAATGCCGAAAATTTTAACTGCTGTATTAATGATATTTAATGTAATGATTTTGTGCTGTTTTATTTTCATTGTAACTATGCCAGAAAATGTTTTTAAAATGAAACGAGATTTTGATGTAGAAATTAAAAAGACTGGATACAATTTTATTTGGGAAAATACACAAAGACCAAAGAATGAAATAGATATTGAAAGGAATATTGAGTAATAAAAACGGCTTAGAGTAGCATATACCCAAAAGTGACGTTTAAGTTGTTAAATCAAGCTTTGTACTTCTACCAAAGTTTGTACTTGGCTGACAATGAAGTGTTTCGAAATCGCCACCTTCGGGTAGCTGCTAACCTTTACAGGCAACCGTTTGACAACACGACATCGCAATTTGACAATTAAGAAAATACGATAGAAAAATGAAAATTATTATTACAATCATTTTGACCACATTAACCTTAACTGTTTTTTCTCAACAAACAGACAGTCTTTACATTCCTTCAAACTCATTTGACAAGGAATACCATAAATCAAACCCGACCTTGACATACAGCTACGATAATAATTCACAAACTCATAACTATTCAAATAATTGGGATTTTGACAAAGACGGAATAAAAGACGAATTATATTTTGTCGGGACGAGTGGTGCTCACTTGTACTATTATTTAAAAGTGATTTTAAGCTCAGATAAAAAAACACGAGAGTTTAATTTCGTTCAATTAGACTTTCCTATTCTAACAGCTACTGATACTTTAGACATTGAAAAAACACCAATTGGTTTTATAGTAGCAGACTTAGGTCAAAACTTGACGACAACAATAATCGTTAGACTTGACGACCAATCATATTTCGCAAATAAAAAAATATTGGCTGACAAGAAAATAAAGACAAGAAATGTTGTTATTAGCTTTGAAAATGGAAAGACAGAATACGGGAGCCTATAACAGCACCTACCCAAAAGTGGCGGTTCATTGGTTAAATCAAGCTTTGTGCTTTTATCAAAGTTTCTGCTTGGTTGACAGTGAAGTGCTTCTAAATCGCCACCTTCGGGTAGCTGCGAAACGTTATAATCCAAAAGAGGATTTGATATTAGTAAAATTCCAAAACTTTTCAAAAATATTTTTATATTATTTCCAAATGACTGGATTATTTCATGATCCAGAAAAGTGGGTTGATGCTAGTAAAATCCTAAAAACTTTTTTCAAAAGTTTTGGGATTTTTTTATGTCTAAAATTTTCTCAAGCGAGCTTGGAAAATCATAAGCATTAAAAAATCCCTTGAGCAAAGCTCAAGAGATTTTACTGTCGGGATGACTGGATTCGAACCAGCGACCCCTAGCACCCCATGCTAGTAAGCTACCAGGCTGCTCTACATCCCGAAAAGTGATGGCAAAAGTAATGGTTTGAAATAAATATCACAATACATTCAAAAAAAATGTGTCTTTTTTCTTTCGCTTAATAATTTGTCTATATTTGATAAAAACATTTCCTTTTATGTCTGAATTTGAAAAACAATATCAAACAATACTCGATTATTTAAATTTTGAGGACTATCCTTTAGTAACGAAACGAATAATCGATTTAACATTAGACACAGAAGATGTTGAATTTTATACGTCAACATTGAATTTCTTGGATTATTTAGATCAAAATCCTCCTTCAGAAGAGCTAAAAATTAGATTTAAAACAATTCTTACTCAACTCTATGAAAAATTAAAAAGTAAACCTGTACATACTAAAGAACTGTTGGTTTCTTGTGATGAAGTCGTCAAAAGCTACGATTCAAACGGGTTTGCTTTGGGACCAATATCACTTAAAATTCACCAAGGAGAAATAATCGGACTGGTAGGCGAAAACGGAAACGGAAAAACAACCCTACTCAGAACGCTTTGCGGCGAATTAAAAAATACATCCGGAAATTTAGTTTATCATTTTCCTCATACTGATTTATATGATTTACGAACAAAATTAGTCTACATTCCGCAACGGACCGAAACTTGGTATGGTTCGATGTTTGAAAATCTTCAATTTACGGCTACACACTATGGCTACAAACCGCAAGAAAACGAGTTGGTGGTAGAACTCGTTATTGCTCGATTAGGACTAAGAAAATTCAGAAATCATAAATGGAAAGATTTATCTTCGGGTTACAAAATGCGATTTGAATTAGCCAGATTATTGCTGAGAAAATCAAAAATTCTTTTAATTGATGAACCGTTGGCAAACCTTGATATTCTTGCTCAACAAACAATTTTAGAGGATTTCAAAGCCATTGCAAAATCTCCTTTTAGACCACTTGGAATTGTTTTAAGTTCGCAACAATTATATGAAGTTGAAAAAACTTCCGATCAAGTGATTTTCCTTAAAAATGGAAAGCAGAAGAATTTACATAATGAAACGGAAAATACTGAGTCGAAGAAATTAAATTTTATAGTAGAATTTGAATCAAGTTGGTCTCAAAATGAATTGAATACGTTATTCAATAACCATAAGGTAACCTCTTTA
Coding sequences within it:
- a CDS encoding ABC transporter ATP-binding protein, coding for MSEFEKQYQTILDYLNFEDYPLVTKRIIDLTLDTEDVEFYTSTLNFLDYLDQNPPSEELKIRFKTILTQLYEKLKSKPVHTKELLVSCDEVVKSYDSNGFALGPISLKIHQGEIIGLVGENGNGKTTLLRTLCGELKNTSGNLVYHFPHTDLYDLRTKLVYIPQRTETWYGSMFENLQFTATHYGYKPQENELVVELVIARLGLRKFRNHKWKDLSSGYKMRFELARLLLRKSKILLIDEPLANLDILAQQTILEDFKAIAKSPFRPLGIVLSSQQLYEVEKTSDQVIFLKNGKQKNLHNETENTESKKLNFIVEFESSWSQNELNTLFNNHKVTSLQFNGSAYIAEFSDDFTSFDFLKIVHENQVQLNYYRDITHSTRRFFLT
- the ltrA gene encoding group II intron reverse transcriptase/maturase — encoded protein: MIEKVVHPYNLQKALEHVIANKGSAGVDGISTKELRKVFAEKKDQLITEIKQGSYQIQPILGIEIPKGNGKTRLLGVPTTSERVLQQAVSQSIAPLFEPEFKPNSFGFRPNKNARQAVGQARDYIHSGLNHIVDIDLKNFFDEVDHCLVLNLVFQKVKCKTMMQLIRKWLRAPIKINGKLRKRRKGVPQGSPLSPLLSNILLHQLDKEMTRRGHKFVRYADDFSIYCKSHNQAKATRVVIEKFLKNKLKLTINKEKSGIRKPSHFTLLGFGFVPVYNKGSKNQYQLVVAEKAWINLKIRLKSITRKTTPAKLEERITKIKEIQRGWLNYFRGTNIMGKVRDIDGWLRNRLRYCIWHDWKKPERKRKNLIRLGVDQDHAYMWSRTRKGGWAIAQSPILGTTITLKRLKQKGYESLTEVYIQLNPSLCEPPST
- a CDS encoding DUF4240 domain-containing protein produces the protein MSYRKFLDDWSKKYLRNTDINFTEQTTEEQWAVIRDNWIINKRYKELITFIVENWDSGNCDDFSRPFSKHLINNKELNYYKRLWKGIIRNRLDKLWPDYDYLKQELPMLTIEKIKNVDISGYNQFSADESIERTVAWRQLYIVDGINEFIEGLKILNDNEEIDRQTTLLRIVSNLEKPKHKPTTDKRKIDENLFWQLINDTRKISTDQYNFIDNLKSTLEAFNPKEMRNFDKLLNTKVNELNTWEHWALAYIVRRGCGDDEFDYFKVWAVSKGKDAFESIKEIDENQLFTIFDEDPQLEELYYLAEQVYEDKTTDLMAPVRVKVSELTGKRWDEDKIYQTFPKLCKLFNYD